Part of the Bacillus sp. (in: firmicutes) genome, CTTCTCGTTCACCTGCGTCAATGCACTCTCGGATTTTGCTTGTGTCAAACGCTAAAATGTGCCCAACTTCTGGACGAAAAACCACATCCGCATACTTAAGATTGGCACGGCGCTGCCTTGTCATCATAATGGTGAACGAACGATAAACCACCTCAAAAAGATTACGTGGCTCCTGTTCTTCATGTTCTCTTTCGACATCCACAGCAATAACTACATCCATCTCTTCTTCCCGAAGCAAATCAGCTGGAAGGTTATTCAAAACACCCCCATCCACCAACACTTTGTCTTGATAATGAACTGGAGAGAAAATACCTGGTACCGATGTGGTGGCTCGAATGGCTAAACTAAGACTTCCTTCGTCAAAAACAAAAACTTTTCCTTTTATTATATCTACTGTAACCGCCCGAAAAGGAATCTTTAGATTCTCGATTTTAATATCCCCAAGTCCTTTTTGTTCTAAAAAATGGATAAGCATGGCGTATATTTTATTTCCTGCTATGAGCCCACGTTTCCGAATTCCGAGATCCATGAATCGATAGGATGGAGTGCTCAGGATAAATTCTTCAATTTCTTCAATGTCAATACCAGCGGCGACTAAGCCTCCAATTGCACCTCCCATGCTGGTGCCTGCAATAAAATCAATCGGTATTTCGTACTTTTTTAAAACTTTTATTACACCAATGT contains:
- a CDS encoding patatin-like phospholipase family protein; protein product: MKVGIALGGGAVRGLAHIGVIKVLKKYEIPIDFIAGTSMGGAIGGLVAAGIDIEEIEEFILSTPSYRFMDLGIRKRGLIAGNKIYAMLIHFLEQKGLGDIKIENLKIPFRAVTVDIIKGKVFVFDEGSLSLAIRATTSVPGIFSPVHYQDKVLVDGGVLNNLPADLLREEEMDVVIAVDVEREHEEQEPRNLFEVVYRSFTIMMTRQRRANLKYADVVFRPEVGHILAFDTSKIRECIDAGEREAQHKIQELMKFLE